In Scyliorhinus canicula chromosome 3, sScyCan1.1, whole genome shotgun sequence, the DNA window gtgctagcgttcattagcagagggattgaatttaagagccgtgaggtgatgatgcagctgtacaaaaccttggtaaggccacatttggagtactgtgtgtagttctggtcaccttattgtaggaaggatgtggaagctttggaaaaggtgcaaaggagatttaccaggatgttgcctggaatggagagtaggtcttatgaggaaatgttgagggccttttctcattagaatggagaaggatgaggggcgacttgatagaggtttataagatgatcaggggaatagatagagtagacagtcagagacttttcccccgggtggaacaaaccattacaaggggacataaatttaaagaGAATGGTGGAATGTATAGggggtataagaacataagaactaggagcaggagtaggccatctggcccctcgagcctgctccgccattcaatgagatcatggctgatcttttgtggactcagctccactttccggcccgaacaccataactcttaatccctttattcttcaaaaaactatctatctttaccttaaaaacatgtaatgaaggagcctcaactgcttcactgggcaaggaattccatagattcacaaccctttgggtgaagaagttcctcctaaactcagtcctaaatctacttccccttattttgaggctatgccccctagttctgctttcacccgccagtggaaacaacctgcctgcatctatcctatctattcccttcataattttaaatgtttctataagatcccccctcatccttctaaattccaacgagtacagtcccagtctactcaacctctcctcataatccaaccccttcagctctgggattaacctagtgaatctcctctgcacaccctccagtgccagtatgtccattctcaggtaaggagaccaaaactgaacacaatactccaggtgtggcctcactaacaccttatacaattgcaacataacctccctagtcttaaactccatccctctagcaatgaaggacaacattccatttgccttcttgtttttttttttttttttttttttttttttttttttttttttttttgtatccAACCATTTAATAACAAAGCAACTCGCCTGGGCAATTGAGGGAATATCAGCACCTTAGGATATAACTCTTTTCAACTTTGTCAATTTTATCAAGCAGTTCCATGTACGATACAGACCACATTAGagtcagagtaaagctctctgatCGTGTGCATTAACCGTAACTTCATTGGAATGTGCCCCACGTTTCCATTGTCTGCACTAACCATCCCCATACACTTTCTGATGGTGTTTCGAAGTCGCAAGCTGTTCTACCAGCCTGTTTTACATCACTACCCAGTGCTGATCCCTGTCAGATCCTGAGCCAAACTGAAGCTGGTGAATCAAGTCACACTTCACATAAAAGAAGGCTGGAATTGCAAAACAAGTTACAGTGAATGTTCCCAAGAGAAGATTGCAATGTCAGGGGCGTGACAACTTCATCAACACAACGTTAACTAGGGTTCTGTGCAGTGGACTCGCCCTCATAAGGAGCTGAAGTGTCAGAAATCCAGCTCATGTAGCCTCCTTACAAGTGAGGGATAGACTTGCTACCTTTGacatgaccggggggggggggctggaacaaGTCAATGCTCCACACAGTAAAAAGCTTTCAGAAGTTGGACTGCTTTCTGTTGATCACCAGTGATTGGCATAATTAAAACACAATTATCAAAATGGAGATAACACACAGGAGATGACAATGTCCACAGTATCGTGAAATCCCAAACGAAATATTTTGGCAGACTCAAGAGGAAGGTAACCGAGAATTTCTAGATAGTTTTCAGGTTGGCTGCAGTGTAAAGCAGATTGAGTCCATTACAGAAAACACAGATCAGGTTACACACCATGGAGAGGACATGGTACTTGACAAAGCGCTGGCTCAGTTTCTGATATTTAGGGTCTTTCTTCTTCAGCTTCTTGTAGAGTTCCCGGTGGCTTCCAAACCCCACCTCCTGACCCAAGTGGTGCTCATTCTCGATCTGGTGCATCTCCAACATAATCTGTGTCGTGGTTTCACTGAACCATTGGGCATTAAATGCAGAGGATCACGCAGATAAAAAACGATGTTATCTGAACAGCTTCATCATTGTTGAGTAACTCGTGTGGATGATACAAGGCATAAAGAGCCAGGTTGAGAAATGAGCCTCCCAGGACAGTGTAGAAATAGTAAGGAAACAAACTTCTTTGAACTAAGCCAAAATTATGTCTGCTAACGGTGTTAATCAGAACAAAACCCGATAACGACACCCATATCTGCATGCCCCAGGAGGTAGACAGTATAATCAGGTGGGCTGCTTTAACCAGGGCAGTAGGGTCTCCCTCTGTTGGCATTCTGGATTCTTGTCAGACTCTGCCGCCGCGGGCCTCAAACCGCCATCACTCCCACAGACGTCAGCACCCCTGTGACCCGAGCGGGGCGGGGGTCACCAGCGCCGtctctccatttgccttcttaatcacctgttgcacctgtaaaccaactttctgtgactcatgcaccagcacacccaggtctctctgcacagcggcatgctttaatattttatcatttaaatagtaatcccgtttgctgttattcctaccaaaatggataacctcacatttgtcaacattgtattccatctgccagaccctagcccattcacttaacctatccaaatccctctgcagacttccagtatcctctgcacttttcgctttaccactcatcttagtgtcatctgcaaacttggacacattgcccttggtccccaactccaaatcatctatgtaaattgcgaacaattgtgggcacaacacggatccctgagggacaccactagctactgattgccaaccagagaaacacccattaatccccactctttgctttctattaattaaccaatcctctatccatgctactactttacccttaatgctatgcatctttatcttatgcagcaaccttttgtgtggcaccttgtcaaaggctttttggaaatccagatataccacatccattggctccccgttatctactgcactggtaatgtcctcaaaaaattccactaaattagttaggcatgacctgccctttatgaacccatgctgcgtctgcccaatgggacaatttctatccagatgactcgctatttcttccttgatgatagattccagcatcttccctaataccgaagttaagctcattggcctataatttcctgctctctgcctacctccttttttaaacagtggtgtccaccgggaccaccccagagtctagtgaattttggtaaatcatcattagtgcatctgcaatttccctagccatttcttttagcactctgggatgcattccatcagggccaggagtcttgtctatctttagccccattagcttgcccatcactacctccttagtgataacaatcctctcaaggtcctcacctgccatagcctcatttctatcagtcgctggcattttatttgtgtcttccactgtgaagaccgacccaaaaaacctgttcagttcctcagccatttcctcatctcccattattaaaactcccttctcatcctctaaaggaccaatatttaccttagccactcttttttgttttatatatttgtaaaaacttttgctgtctgtttttatattctgagcaagtttattctcatactctatcttactcttctttatagcttttttagtagctttctgttgccccctaaagatttcccagtcctctagtctcccaccaatctttgccactttatatgctttttccttcaatttgatactctcccttatttccttagatatccatggtcgatttcccctctttctaccgtccttcctttttgttggtataaacctttgctgagcactgtgaaaaatcgcttggaaggttctccactgttcctcaactgttccaccataaagtctttgttcccagtctaccttagctagttcttctctcatcccattgtaatctcctttgtttaaacacaaaacactagtatttgattttactttctcatcctccatctgtattttaaattccaccatattgtgatcactccttccgagaggatccctaactatgtgatcatgaatcaatcctgtctcattacacagggcaagatctaggaccgcttgttccctcgtaggttccattacatactgttctaggaaactatcgcggatacattctataaacacctcctcaaggttgccttgaccgacctggttaaaccaatcgacatgtaaattaaaatcccccatgataactgctgtactatttctacatgcatcagttatttctctgtttattgcctgccccaccataacgttactatttggtggccgatagactactcctatcagtgactttttcgccttactattcctgatttccacccaaatggattcaaccttatcctccatagcaccgatgtcatcccttactattgcccggatgtcatccttaaataacagagcaacaccttaccatccactctgtccttccgaatagtttgataccctcggatatttaactcccagtcgtgaccatcctttaaccatgtttcagtaatggtcactaaatcatagtcattcacgatgatttgtgccatcaactcatttactttattccgaatactacgagcattcaggtaaagtacacttatgttgtcttttttacctttgttttgaatcttaacatctccagttttagtccttttagtattactgggcctattcactgagctcccctcagtcactgtaccttgtactgtcgccctttttgatttttgacgatgtcagaggtaggttctttaccaagagagtagtgggggcatggaatgcactgcctgtggaagtagttgagtcggaaacattagggaccttcaagcggctattggataggatcatggattatggtagaataatggagtgtagattaattgttcttaagggcagcacggtagcattgtggatagcacaattgcttcacagctccagggtcccgggttcgattcccggcttggggcactgtctgtgcggagtctgcacatcctccccgtgtgtgcgtgggtttcctccgggtgctccggtttcctcccacagtccaaagatgtgcaggttaggtggattggccatgataaattgcccttagtgtccaaaattgcccttagtgttgggtggggttattgggttatggggatagggtggaggtgttgacctcgggtagggtgctctttccaagagccggtgcagactcgattggccgagtggcctccttctgcactgtaaattctatgataatctaggacaaaggtttggcacaacattgtgggccaaagggcctgttctgtgctgtatttttctatgttctatgttctgccaatgagattccccattgtggccaccccacaccaccgggaaacccgcagacatgggtgcgctgctggcgcaacggagaatcccgccgatggatAATCCAGCCCTAAGGCTCAACCAAATTCCTAGTCTGTTAGGATCTAAAGCACCAAACTGTCCTCACTTCTTTGCATCCATGTTGAAAATAACAAACATCCTGGACCCATAGTATGAATGCCAACTGAATATCACACAATATTAAGCCTTTGCAAATTCGGGTACATAAACATCTGTTATGTCACAGGATTTGTAACCCAGAAATCtggattaatgatctggaggacaaAACGATAAGTCTTATCAGGTAATTAAAGAATTTCAATTCAATGAATTTAACTAGGTTAAAATTTTGTGGTAACTACAAAAGTACCAAATTGTTGTAAAATCCTACCTGCTTTATTAATACCCTCCATAAatacccttcagggaaggaaatattTGCATAATAGTGTGCAAGAGTGCTCTTTGTGCTTTTTTTCTTCATTTTATCCATATATCGGCAGAATAAGTCCTATATTGTGCAAATGTTTGAAAGTccctgtggggagggtgggtagaTTGTGTTAGGATGACCTACCCCACATGGTCACGTCCCGTGAGCATATAAAGGAAACAATTATGGATAACGCAAATAAAATTTAAAGGATCTCcgcaaagggcaatttataataagAACATTTTCAGAAAAGCATAAGTATAGGGAGGTACCTGACTGGGAAGACTACAAAATAGTTGTACCGGTAACATTTAAAGTGACATACCACAGCTTTTAGAAAGCTTCACAAAGCATTTCAACCCATTAGCAATTCTTGTCACGGCGAAAATGCCAAATTAGGGAACGAGGTCACAGGAAAGGTAAGTTAAGCTGGAGGTATGATTGAGAGTCTGGGGCCAAGTAATGAACCCTCTGTTCTATGGCTGACAAAGTGAATATTATGCTACCGAGGTAGATGAGATTGGTCACCCTTTTTGACACTCCATGGTAGCCTCACCTTCCAAATGGGCAGTAGTATAGCATgtctaaaggggggggggggggggggggggggggggggggggggggtagttggccTTCATAACCACTGAGAGTGCAAAGCCATGGGTCAGATTACACCATAAATCACAAGTTGagtcattggccgggattctcccccaaccggcggggcgggccgtactggcgccaaagagtggcgtgaaccactccggcgtcgggccgcccggaagttgtggaatcctccgcacttccgggggctagaccAGCACATGAATGGTTGGCATCGCACcaacggcgccgaagggcctctgcaggCCATGTTGGCgaatgcacgggagcgccagcgtgttgtggcgcatgcacagaaccgctgaCGTgattgctgcgcatgcgcagggggtttcttctctgcgccggccatggcggagctttacagaggctggCATTATATTAATATTATATTTATATTATGGTTTGGATCAGGTATAACAGATCAGTTTTTAAGCTTTGTTATGCACCAGGCCTgagatgcatgccctttgggaagtgtgatgccctggcactgttgctgccacctgggtaccctggcggagccagtctggcaccctggcagtgctgcctgtgtgCCTGCATGGCACTGCAagtatgcccaggtggcactgccagctggaaggggtactgccagggtgccagtttggAGCTGCTGGGGTGCCAAGCTTGCATTTTATGCGTATGTGTGTTCGGGCCGGGGTTGCCCTGTGTgggtattgtgggggggggggggggggggggggaggttgggattttttttgtgggcctcagagatcgggatgccatttttaaatggtacccccctccaccccatgcagggtagctggattggccacactaaattgccccatcagagacccccatgatCAGAGAGACCCTCCCAACAGAGACccgcatatcagagacccccccccaccatagcaGGGACCCCCGATCAGAGATCCTCCCatatcaaagaccccccccccaatagggagcttcccaatatcagagacctccatcagagatcCACCATATCAGAGatgcccccaccagagacccccccatattAGCGACCCTCCATAAGAGGCCCCCCAATAACAGAAACACACAATCTCAGTGACCCCCATCTCAGAGAGCCCCCCATATCAGACACCCCCCCATATCATATACCCTCCAACACAGCACCCAACCCCACCcgcatcagtcacccctgcctggaaactagagagcagtccaggcagaaacagtgaaaaatcactgctttttaaCTCACCtatcccttacacctgctgcctcagaagtgttgaaagcagcagctgtaacttCATACAAAGCTAAATCCACATCCAAAGCTTTAAACCCCCCATCCACCCGATCCTTTCATCTGcaagcttttagtaggctgtaattgaaaGGGTAATAGCGTCCAGgcatctggattgtttattttcatttccctcatgcttgaatgcatctcaagtaccctgctttgaaccGAACCACAACATTTATAAACATataggagttaagtgctttcacttcttttttttgtcagcagaaagcatttaactgcttttgatgtggtcagaggctgtcaatcatagctagatgtatATTAAAATTCCTCCCATTGCATTCATGCCCTTAAGGCTACACTCCATATTTCACTTGTGGGACCACCTCTTTCCGCTGCCGTCTCATGACAATGCAACACATCTTTCCTTCTTTCCCTCTTTTCCACTAAGTTCTCAAATGTAGCTTTCAAAAGTCTtgatggacaccttcactcatgatcAACCATTGTTGAACTTTTCACAGCACAATGTTCAAAATCATCTCAACGCCACCAGCAGCCACACCTTCCCTTTAAGAGGTACAGGCTAACTTCAAATAGGGGTAGGAActcattggccaggattctccgatcccctgccaggtcggagaattgcttggggggggggcacgagaatGGCGCCACACCGCCCGGATGCcagcccgccaattctccagcgcCAATTCTCGTGCACCTGCGGGATTGCCACCGGGCAGgtcggggccattgaaagagccccccggcaattctccgagctgagtgcctgccgagttcggccgagtcccaccggcgtgggttatgTATGGTCACACCCGGCAGAATCTCGGAGTTCTGTCtgcaggggccatcctggtgggggcggggggatccaacTCCTGAGGGGgactccacagtggcctggcacaCGATTgggacctaccgatcggcgggcggactatttccgtggggggggggcctatgttcctccgcgtcggacccctgtagggctccgccatattgcccgggggtcggcgcggagacgggaacccacgcgcacgTGCGAACTTGCGTCAGTTGTGGCGGGCCAGCTTTCGAGCGCAGGAACAGCGGACACCACACCGGCGCCATACTcgccccctgggaaggggtgaaTATCTGGGtctggaggcctgttgacgctggagtggctcgcgccgcttttgaCACTGTCGTCAGAACTTGAccatgggatcggagaatcccggccaattgtATTATGGTTGTCTTGTGACGCAATGGGTAACATCCCTGTCTCCAGAAGCTTTGGGTTTGAGTGccatcccaggacttgatgaccaaggaTGTGTGTTAATAGCATGGTCAACAGGTTAAGTATCAACCTAGAAAATGCTTCCATCATGTCAATGGCAGGCATAAAGTGTGAGAGAGATTCTTGGTCAACCATGCTTGGTGTTGAGTGGTGCCCTAAAGCTTTAAGCATCTGGTGACAGGCTATAGCGATCTGTTCCAGGAAAAACTCTCTATGGAATAAGATGAAAATTTGCCTCGTGCATCACTAGGAGAGAAAAAACAACTCACTCTATTTAGTCTCCTGCTGATGCATGCAGCCACAGGGAGTGCAGGCACAACACAGCAATCATCGAAATAAGTAAACTGCACAAAATTGGCATCCTGCCTGCAATGCAATCAACAGGCACAGGTTAATCATGTATCCTGATCCCTGAGCCAATTTTTAGAACTTATCTGAATTAACTCCCTGAGATTTCTTGCCATGACTCAATCAGGTACATTTTTGTTCCATAAAAACATGTAATCTACATTCAATCTAACCCTCGTAATTGCAGATTTACAATGAGCAATCACAATTTAATGTGACGCACAACCGAGAGGACCCAGGAAGCCTGTATAGACCTGCACAGAATAACATAGATTGAGACTGAACAATAGTACATCCAGTGATTGAGACCACAAGTTGCCATGAATCCAGGGTGAAACCTGGAAAGTTAGAAGGATCTAAACTTTGAGGCATTTGGAATATGTTCATTTGAAGTGAGCAATCCATCAGAAGTCACAGATATCTGTTGTATTCCCCAATGTGACAGCCATATGAGGAGGGGTGAAATGACTCCCCTATTCTCCCATTCCAGATTCGACTGTTACATGGGTTTTGGGGAATGTAGAGAAGATCTGCTTCAACAATACTGTAGGAATGCCATTATGTTTCCAATTTGAAGGATTAGTCAGGCAGTTTTTCTGAGGTTTAATCAAAAAACAGGATAAGTTTATTGAAACTACTTTCGTAATTAAAAAAGTCTGAGTAAATCTCACACCATTCATACATTACGCACACTCGCTCTCACAGACACTCACattgtctctcacactcactgaccTGGGCCCATACTCATACAATAACACACACTCATCTgagcccactcacacacacaatcacacactcaaCTGGGCCCACACTCACACACGACTCACCTGGgcccacacactcacatgcacacactcaaacacactcacacacgctcacctgggcccacacactcacatacactcacctgagccaacacactcactcccacacacagttACATTGtctgtcacactcacacaccctcacctggaccatactcacacactcacaatcacacactcatctgggcccactcacacacactcaactgGGCCCATTCAcactcaaatacacacacacacacactcacttggacccatacactcacactcacacatactcataCACGTTCACCTGGGCCCACACACTCACCTAGGCCCACGTACTCACAGacatactcacacacagtcacctaggttgacacacacacaccggcactcacactcacacacacacatgtgcacactaatacacacatggACCCGCTCACAAACACTCACATTCACCTGGGCCCACACTCacaacatactcacacacactcccctgggTCCACAGACAtactcacaacacacacacagatggaaaAGTAAGTGGAGAGGCATAAAGATTGTTTAGATTTGGTAGAGAAGATTAAACGAAGGAGTGTACCTTTAGCTGTCCATGGCTGAGCTCAATGTGGTGATACCAAGTTATGGCCAGTTGCCTTCCTGGGTGTAGTAGTATGAAGGAAATTTCCACATTTTATTCCCAAAAGATCTGAGTTTggagtagcagtggttagcactgctgtctcacagcaccagagccctggggtcaattccagcctttggtgactgtatggagtttgcactttctccctgtgtctgtgtgggttcctccaggtgctccggtttcctcccacagtccaaagatgtgcaggttaggtggattggccatgctaaattgccccttagtgcccaggggtgtgtaggttaggtcaaGGGTTTATTGGGACAGGCAACTGGGCTTGAGTGCAGTGgcctttcagagagtcagtgcagacccaatgggctgaatggcctccttctgcactgtagggattttatgattctattctatgatcgcCATTCCCTGGCGGGTTTCTTTGCAAATCCAGACACAATAATGGTAAATCTACCATTTTGAGACTtagtgtggtggtgggtggctTCAGCGGTGCCTTTCCTTTGGCCAGAATGGTGGGATCCCATTCCAGATTCTGtacttggaacctcattaattatgcacaggtgagttctcctccaagtcagctGGCAGCCTGGCAGCGGATTTGTTGGCCTG includes these proteins:
- the LOC119962892 gene encoding LOW QUALITY PROTEIN: transmembrane protein 205-like (The sequence of the model RefSeq protein was modified relative to this genomic sequence to represent the inferred CDS: inserted 2 bases in 1 codon), which translates into the protein MPTEGDPTALVKAAHLIILSTSWGMQIWVSLSGFVLINTVSRHNFGLVQRSLFPYYFYTVLGGSFLNLALYALYHPHELLNNDEAVQITSFFICVIXSAFNAQWFSETTTQIMLEMHQIENEHHLGQEVGFGSHRELYKKLKKKDPKYQKLSQRFVKYHVLSMVCNLICVFCNGLNLLYTAANLKTI